From Deltaproteobacteria bacterium, one genomic window encodes:
- a CDS encoding PIN domain-containing protein, protein MHLLDINVWLALVFEVHTHHKNAVAWFNTAEKDSVAFCRLTQQGFLRLATNNTIFSDAALNLTDAWRCYDMLLDDERVCFLNELPGLEDCWRKHTKQRSKSHHVWNDAYLIAFAETADIELVTFENGFSSYNSNDLQLRILAS, encoded by the coding sequence ATGCATTTACTTGATATTAATGTTTGGTTAGCTTTAGTGTTTGAAGTGCATACGCACCATAAAAACGCTGTAGCTTGGTTTAATACTGCAGAAAAAGATAGTGTTGCTTTCTGTCGTTTAACCCAACAAGGTTTTCTACGTCTAGCCACCAATAATACTATTTTTAGTGATGCGGCGCTTAATTTAACTGATGCTTGGCGTTGCTATGATATGTTACTTGATGATGAGCGAGTGTGTTTTCTTAATGAGCTGCCAGGACTAGAAGATTGTTGGCGCAAGCATACCAAGCAACGATCCAAATCGCATCATGTATGGAATGATGCATATTTAATTGCCTTTGCCGAAACTGCAGATATTGAACTTGTTACGTTTGAAAATGGCTTTTCTTCATACAATAGCAACGATCTGCAATTACGTATTCTTGCTAGTTAA